From the genome of Labrus mixtus chromosome 17, fLabMix1.1, whole genome shotgun sequence:
GCTCATTTCCACTTTGAAGGTGTCAAAAGCGTATCGAGTATTTAGGTGAAGCATTAATCTTTGACTGATCTGCAGAGTCACAACACCTTTGAACTGTTGAGTTAAATACAGGGAAATGTGTAGTGGTTAACAAGCTCTGTCATTGAGGAtcagaaatgaacaaaacaaagaaacaatggTTATATGCATGAGTGACTTCCCAAACTAAAGCTTTCTGAACCTCTGCTGtggaacatttcaaacacagatcTCCgctttgttcattttattttaataacatttGAAAGAAGCTGCATGCTCCCCTGGAGACTACAATCCATTTTCACACGTGTGCTGCTCGAGTGCATAAGTTAGACTTTGCGTTTAAAGCAGAGTTTTGTCCCTTTCACCATAGACTTTGTAAATCCAGTTGAAGCATTTCGGAGTTCAAAAAATCCTGATACATAAACCGCAGGAAGTCCATAGAACCTGGTGTCTCAACACATTCAGATGTTTGCGTTTTGGACAGTTAGTGTTGTGTGGCTCATTCTGTAGCGCACACGCTAAGACCAACTGAACAACAGTCAGTCTACAGGTTTCCTGTTTACAGAATCCTGTGTGAACCCTCCATGCCATCAGATCTGATccaggagagggaaagagatgaAATAACCGAGAGTAGAGCCCAAGATGACACCGAGAAAGATCCAGAAGTTGTAGGACATGACGCACAGCATCACCATGTAGCCCAGAGACACCTGCATCAAGTGCAGCACCGTCTGGATAATGTGCATCATCAGCAAGctgaggaagaaggagagggatACTCGAGTTATGATAATAGTAGTAGGCTAGTAGTAATGATTTATTtcagtcacaagaaaaaaacaaaaacattttgactgaaaaggtgtaggctgaagctttagcttattacacctacccttgttacaaatctcattatttaagacactactagtttggttacaaaaaaaaccaaaacatatcagaacaaaatttgttccaagaatttctttcaaaacacaacaaatgaaacaaacaaaaaaacaaaacagaagtcacactcacaaaaaataatcaaaccgaccttttatatttgttaaacaccacttttttaaacaaaaatgtaaatctggaaagtgaactacaCTTTCTTAATTCCATGTCATAAGTATTCCACAAGTTAACCCCTTTTACCGaaatacacctgttctttatgttcaaattgaaaaaaactttacttgtccacagggggcaattcaaaggcacacagagcagtaaattaacaacagtgcaggtagacgaaacattttaacctaaatataaagtgtcaatttaaatacaacttaaacttaaaatacaaaatatataaagagcagatataagtggacagtgatcggactaacagatgtaaacagaactatgtgcagtaaacgagaaataaatatatatatatatatatatatatatatacacacatatacacagagctatgtgcaagtttgtccttacctttggttttttatacacacctatTCCCCTTAGTTCATACCGGCTCTctctagtttaaaaaaacctctgtATACTGTTGGAAAGCAAATGATTGTATGCCTTGTACATTATCTGAGCAGTTTGTAGATCTACTAGATCACTGAATTTTAGAGCGTGTATGTTAATAAATAGTGTGTTAGTTGGTTCGTAATAATCAGATCTATTTACAATTCTTATAGCTTTTTTCTGTAGCATGGAAATGGGATTAATGTTGGTTTTGTATGTGTTTCCCCATACCTCCACACAGTAGGTAATGTATGGAACTATGAGTGCAGAATACAATATATACAGTGAGTTTTGATTCAGGAAATCTTTAGTTTTACATAATATTGCAATGGtttaagacatttttgtttttacattattaatgtGTCATacatctatgtgtgtgtatgagaggaCACTCAGGTCAGGACGTTTAGATCGTGATGATGCAATCAAGGACCTAGGTAACATATTGTTTTGGGCTCAGTCATTATGACAGAACAGGTGGTGAACCATTGAACAGAGACTGAGGTCAACGTTCAGTCTAGCGTGCGTCTACTGCAGAGTGTGAGAAATAATAAACTCAGAGGAAATTAAGgcacactgataaacacacacaccacacacacacagcttcaacATAAAGAGTTACTTCAGTGGTGCACCTGAACCTAAACATGCATTACTACATACAAAGAGTCAATGAAGAATACATTAGGGATTATGTCTAAAATACTACATGTTCCAATTTCTAACCTCCAATTGATCATTTGATTAGGGTCAGCTTCCCATTTTTCTGTAGAATTATAATTCTCCTTAAGGAGATGAGGTTTACTtggatttattgttttttcacAAGGAGCCTGACCTATATCTGTTTGGATCAGGATGGGAGTCCAAAGGGGTCAGCGAGGATGCGGAGGGGCTGCTCTCCAGTATGGAGTTGTCGTCGCAGCGTGATGATGGAGTGTGGCCATACAGGGCCTGACGCTGGGCCAGCTTAGACTTCACCCCCAGGCACACTCTCCACACTTTGAGCAGCTCATAGAAGACGGTCAGCAAGAAGACCACGACCACCGACAGCACCATCCCTGAAGAAACAAGGTCACATGACGGTAACAGCTGAAATGCACTGACTGAATGCTTTgtatagaataaaaaaaacacattttcagtcacATAAGAAGAGTGATAGATCATTCATATCCACGCTCTAAATGTAAAGCTAGAGCTAAAGGCTGGTTAGCATAGCTGAGCTTAAAGACTGCTAACAGGTGGAAATAGCTAACCTGGCTCTGCTTAAAGAGGAATCCAACTAcaagccccccctcccccaaactCACTTATTAACATGTCATGTATTTTTCTGAGCAGAAACAAAGGTTGACAAAGGTTAAAGTTCTGTGCTGGACTATTTCTTGGCAGGGTTCAGTAACTTCATGGAGATGTGAGCATTGGTAATAAACCCATCGCTTACGTCTGGATGTATCACAACAAATCAGAGAAATTATTTTATGTAAACAAAACATGCTTTTCTACGCAGCATGCTTACATTTGACCCATTAGGTGGAGGCTTCAGCTTTATTTTAATGCAGATGAAGCTGTGGCTGCGTTCACAATGAAAGCCTTAATGTTCACCTCTGATATTTAATAAACATCTCCAGAGTTATCAGGAACCAGTAAAGTCTATAGACATAACACCACCGTATGTTTTAAGCAGATGAACTGGTTCCCAGTTACCACTACTGTCTGTCAGTACCAAGGGCTGGTCTGTGTGAGGATGCTGGTTTGACATTTGGCCGCCTACCTCCAGGTCCCTGCACATCCCAGAAGTCAAACAGCAGTGTCACGCTGTCAGACAGCTCAAAGGTCATctagagaaaaacaagaacatcatTAACACCTCTACACAGCTCTGTGATggttaaacttaaaaacatacgCAGAACTCATTGTTGCAGAAACATTGATCTCAGCCTTTGATATAAGCCCAATTtactctttttccttttttttttttaaagacgtaGACCCTCAAAATACTAAAAAGTACAGTCGACTGATATCATTATCTGCCTGTATAATCAGCCAATATGGACATATCAAAGAAATACCAATAGAAGGGATGTTCCCAGTGACTAATTCCCCTGTcgattaaaaataaatttaaattcagactagttGACtagtagagagagaggaacaaactctgaaaacagtcaaaactaAGCACAATTTAAGTAACGCCACAGGACACGGGATCacagcgtctgcaggtaaaaaggtTAACAAATTGGTTTGCAGACTGTGGCTAGCGTTAGCGGTGCTAGCTCCACAAGCCTTCAGTCAGCCTTGCAGGTTAACATCTACCTGTACTGGTTACATATTGTAACGGTTATAttccagtttaacctgacacagcccaAACACAAAACTTTATCTCCATTATCTATGTAAACATAGTGCCAAACGGCTCCGCGCTACAGGATGCCATCCATCCAATTAGCTGGTGTGTGGGCctgaattactaaaaccatTAATAACACATTTGACTGACTAATACTTCTGGTGTCGACTAGCGAGGATGACGTTGTTAATCGACAAATCACACACGTCTTTAATTAGAACCagccaatgtttttgtaatattcTTTAATGTGgtttatgttatatttttacaaGACACATTATCCTGATAACAACccttcaagtgtttgttcaTCAAACATCCCgtcatctttatatttaacattctGTCGGCACAGTCTGCAGCTCCAGTGATCGAGCGTCACAGCTGAGCAAACATGTTATACTTTAATAGAGTTGTTTCTTTACTACTAAAGCATCTTGATcaaaatccaacctgtggctcctttcctgcatgtcatcccccaccccctctctgatttctgactatatcccctgtcctctctctaaaaagacataaacaatccccaaaataaacctttcaagaaatataaaatataaaagctcACTCCAGTCAAGCAATCATTAAAGCAAAGTGAAATACATTGATGAAaaattataaacacattttatttatttattttatgtctgaattttttttttcctattaaCACTACttgtaaaaaaagaatccaTGCTATGTTAACAACAAAAACCTCCTCTGTTCTTTATATCATCTCTGAATGACTTAAATTCAATTAAACACTAATCCTGACAAAGTTCCATTCAGCTGACCTCGCCCCACGATAACAGAAAGCATTGTCCACCATCTGTTCTGCCTGGCTGCTGTAGATGTGTGACTGACAGAGGAATGTACTGTttgtgtcaaagtgtgtgtgtgtgtgtgtgtgtgtgtgtgtgtgtgtgtgtgtgtgtgtgtgtgtgtgtgtgtgtgtgtgtgtgtgtgtgtgtgtgtgtgtgtgtgtgtgtgtgtgtgtgtgtgtgtgtgtgaaacagtcTGTGCCCAGTCTCtgccatgctctctctctctcccctctttcctGCTTATCCAAGTCCAGAGACGAGTGTCACTCACAGGCTGCTGAAGAGTCTCAACAGAACATGAAACCTCCAAACCTCGTCCGTTCACAAgaggatcaaaaaaaaaaaaaatcacagttcCCAACATGCTCTAGTTCAGTGGctccatttctttttctgccaCACCTCGGAAGATGAAAATAATTCCGAGCCCCGCCCACCTCACCCCCAGCATTCACATCAACACATAGACATACATCAATATACACTAATCACACTGTCAGTCAAGCTCTTTGCTCCTGCACTCCTACATACTTAGAATTAATCTCAAAGACTGTCTgccaaaaaaaatacagaatattaACTTCAGTGTTTCAAGATATGActcatgttttcttgtctttgatTCAGTAGATGTGACGTCTGGAGTAGATTTATTGTTAGCTTTACCTGGAAGTCCGctcacaaaatgtgtgtgtattgtttatTTCTTGGCCAGTCCCCCTGTGATAACTTTGGGGCCCCACTTTGGGATTCACTGCTCTAGTCCAAGACTTTCAATGGATTTGAAAGCTGCTTTGCTGCTTCCTCAACATCAATTCATGGAGGTTTTGTAATGTTGATATGACAAAAAGCAATGTGAGGAGGTCATGTTGCCTCATTTGACATTTGATAAGAGTATTAAAAATGTGGCAGGTCCGGTCCATGCTGTGCTAGTTTAAACAAGTTGTTTCAGTCACgaggcaaacaaacacaaacgctGCATCAACCAGGATGTCAGCTTGTCATTTACTATATCAATTTGTAAACGCttagaaaattaaaatgtgataaGAGAAGGCCGTTCAATTACAACAGCTAATTTGAGCCAGCGGTTCAGCCAGCATTGATATCAGTAActactagggctgggaatctttgggtgacTCACGTTTCAATTCAGAATCAATTTTTGATTCAAAAGTTTTCTTGATTCATGATTCTATATTTGAAtaagtacatacttcaggatctacttcagtcatctgtgagactggctgaatttcttgttgctctatttggcattctactgagttaacaAGCTAGCTTTAGCATTTAGCAGAGAGGGACTGATTAACCAAAAAGATTATcaatttttggaagttatgaatcgatttaaaatctcagaagataagaatctcaatTTTTTGTAGCTCCCAATTCTATTAATTATCTCTCATTACATCGGGAACTGGGCTGTTAAAGTGTGATTGATGCTTGGGTTTTGATAGAACTGTTGGTCATGATTGTCTTGATGGTGTTAAAGACAGTCTGACTTGTCAGGTTTCATGATGACTTCTTGGTGTTCAGAAACCATGGTGAACAAATTGTgattattaaaaatgacaaGCAAACCCCAAAAGATTACTTGGATATGAgttatgcttttaaaaaaaagagaaatgtgagaGATGGAAAATGAGGAAAAGATGTTGTGCATGTTAGTAAGAGACATGACTAAATGTGAGTGGTATCAGTGTCGGAGGACAGACGTTTTTGAGGCAGCTTGAAAACATCTCAGGGAAAGTCAAATATAGACAATGAGCGTCAACAATCCAACTGAAGGCCAGGCAAGGTGATCATTGAGAGCTTATCTTCTAAGCTGCTTGAGGAAACCAGATACAGTGCTAGTGTTCCAGGTGCAGAGTGTTGTGACCACAAAGTGTGAGAGCAGTGCGTCTGCTACAGTCACAGTCTGTACATTTCAAAAACACTCCATCAGGGTTTAGCTTACTGTAGCCCACATGGTGTTTGCAGGTTTTTTCACA
Proteins encoded in this window:
- the slc31a2 gene encoding probable low affinity copper uptake protein 2, with protein sequence MSMTFELSDSVTLLFDFWDVQGPGGMVLSVVVVFLLTVFYELLKVWRVCLGVKSKLAQRQALYGHTPSSRCDDNSILESSPSASSLTPLDSHPDPNRYSLLMMHIIQTVLHLMQVSLGYMVMLCVMSYNFWIFLGVILGSTLGYFISFPLLDQI